GACCGACGCGAACGGCGTACGCGTCCCACACTCGGCTACGCCGTCGACTCCCGACTGCCGTCTCGGCTGACTGTCGGTTCCGGTTTCGCTGCGAGTTCTCCGTCGTCGCTCACTCGAGGCGAGGGAGGGACGCCTCGTTAGCGTCGATGAGATCCTCGACCATCTCGTGGATCTCGTCCAAACTGAGGGCGGCGCCCGTAAGCGGATCCAGTTTCACGGCCTGGTGGACCTTCCGTCGGTCGTTTTCCAGCGCTCCCTCGACCGCGAGTTCGTAGACGGCCGCGTGCCGGCGATCCAGCGCCGCGAGTTGCGTCGGCAGTTCACCGACCGAACAGGGGTGGAGGCCGGTTCCGTCGACGAGCACCGGCACCTCGACGCACGCGTCGGTCGGGAGGTTCGCGATGGCGTTCGTCTCGTTGCTCACGTTGAGGTTGAACCGGCGGGGCGTGTCGGTCTCCAGCGAGTGGATGAGTCGAGAGGCGTACTCCTCGGAGCGCTCGGCGCCGACCGTCTCGAGGTCGTCCGATAACTCGGCGTCGTTGCGCTCGGCCGATCGTTCTTTCCAGCCCTCGAGATAGGTGGCGGTCTCCATCCGCTCGGCGTAGTCCGTTCCAGTCATCTCCTCAATGGTCTCCTCGGACGTCCGAACGTAGGGGACGTACTCGCTCATGTGGTGGCTCGACTCGGTCGGAAACGCGCCGAAGTGCTCCATCATCTCGAAGCGCACGGTGTCGCGCCGGTACGTCTCGGGGTCGTCCATCGCGTCGCGGAGCGCGGGATAGACGGACTCGCCGTCGCGTTCGACCTCG
This sequence is a window from Natrinema amylolyticum. Protein-coding genes within it:
- the melA gene encoding alpha-galactosidase; its protein translation is MTQITFIGAGSMVFAKNLVGDVLSFDALADSEIVLMDIDEHRLEQTRTVAQAMVDNDSLEATVEATTDRRAALEGADYVLNMINVGGTEPFENEIRIPEEYGVEQAIGDTTGPGGIFRALRTIPTLLDIAADMEELCPDALLLNYTNPMAILCKALFDATDVQTVGLCHSVPHTVEAIADYVDVPADELEYWVAGINHMAWFLEVERDGESVYPALRDAMDDPETYRRDTVRFEMMEHFGAFPTESSHHMSEYVPYVRTSEETIEEMTGTDYAERMETATYLEGWKERSAERNDAELSDDLETVGAERSEEYASRLIHSLETDTPRRFNLNVSNETNAIANLPTDACVEVPVLVDGTGLHPCSVGELPTQLAALDRRHAAVYELAVEGALENDRRKVHQAVKLDPLTGAALSLDEIHEMVEDLIDANEASLPRLE